A segment of the Streptomyces sp. Tu 2975 genome:
GCATCACCAGGGACAACGTCACGGTCCGCGTCGACGCGGTCGTCTACTTCCGAGTGATCGACGCGGCCAACGCGGTCATCGAGGTCGAGGACTACCGCTTCGCCGTCTCTCAGATGGCACAGACCTCGCTGCGTTCCATCATCGGCAAGAGCGACCTGGACGACCTGCTCTCCAACCGCGAAAAGCTCAACCAGGGCCTCGAGCTGATGATCGACAGCCCGGCGGTCGGCTGGGGCGTCCAGATCGACCGCGTCGAGATCAAGGACGTGTCGCTGCCGGAGACCATGAAGCGCTCGATGGCACGCCAGGCGGAGGCGGATCGCGAGCGGAGGGCCCGCGTCATCAACGCGGACGCCGAACTCCAGGCGTCCAAGAAGCTGGCGCAGGCTGCCGGCGAGATGTCCAAGCAGCCCGCGGCGCTCCAACTGCGACTGCTGCAGACGGTGGTGGCGGTGGCGGCGGAGAAGAACTCCACGCTGGTGCTGCCGTTCCCCGTGGAGTTGCTGCGGTTCCTGGAACGGGCCGCGCCACAGCCTGGCGAACCGGTCGAGGCCGGCCGGCAGGGCCGGCAGGGCGAGGTGACCGACGCGGGCACTCCGCCTTCACCCGAGGTGGCGGCCGGAACGGCCGAAGCCGCTCTCCCCATGGCGGCCGGTGAGGACCCTGCGGCGGCAGGTTCGCTGCCGGCCGACGAAATGCCGCCGATGGCCACGGGAGGCGGTGAGGACGCCGCGGAGGACGCTTCACCGGCCGGTCCCTCGCGGGTCGGCGACGTGCCGCCGATGGTGCCGGGACCGGGCGCGGTCTCCTGAACCGTCCGGGGGCAGGCACCGCGCTGCGCTGTTCACGCGCCGTGCTGCTGCTGACCTGATCAGAGGGGCGATCGAGGCTGCCTCGCGGTGCATCGGCGTCGGGCGGTCCGGCCAGGGTCCGCGCGACGGAGCCGGAGGCAGCTGCGGCGCTCGGCGCGGTCGGCGCCCGCCGACTGCCTCGGGGCCGGAAGAGCCAACGGCAGAAGGCCCAGGTCACAGCCGTGTCATCTCGAGTGTCAGACCCCGCCCGTAAGGTCGTCGGTGCGAAGTCGGAGCCGGCACTCACGGGAGAGGAGGGACGCGGTGATCTCGGTCATGGGTTCAGGCACGGAGGCGGTGACGGATACGGGCGCCGCATCCCTCCGGGCCGCTGCCGCCGTCTTCCTGCCCGCCGCGTTGCCCCGCGAGGGCCGCGTCGCGTTCTGGGACCCGGCAGGTCGTGTGCTCCCCGGAGCGGACGGCGAGATCACGGTCGTGCGTCCGGACGGCTCCGACGGCCCCGAGGTCCGCAGCGCCACCGTTCCCGCCGTCGTCATGACCGTCGTGGACGCCGCCCCGCTGCTGATGGCCGCCAGGCGGGACCCGGCCGCCCACCCGGCCGCCGCCTGCTGGGGCGCGGCCGTGCTGCATGCCCTGCACCTCGTCGCCCGCGGCCGGCTGCTGCCGGGGCTGACACCCTCCGACCACGACGCCTGGCGGGCCGGGCCGCTGGACGCCGATGACATCGCCCAGCTGAGAGCTGTCGCCGCCGCCATGCCGTACGAGGCACACGCCGTGCCCGCCGACGGCTCCCCGCCTCTGCGGCTCCCCGAGCCCGAGGCCCTGGTACGGGCCTTCTTCGATGCCGTGGCCGACAGCCTGCCGCGCACGCCGGCCGCCGAGTTCGCGGCGGGCGCGCCGTTCGCGGCCGCCGCGCCGCAGCATCTGCCCGGGGCGCGCGAATGGGCCGCCGAGGCAGCGGCAGGGATGGACGCGGGCGTCCGGGTCTCCCTGCGCCTCGACCTGTCCGCCTACGAGTTCTTCGACACCGCCCCGGACGGCGGCGCGGAGCGCAACGCAGCAGCCGCCCTCGTGCAGGTGCACAGCCTCGCCGACCCCACTCTCGTCATGGACGCGGCAAGGCTCTGGGCGGGGGCGGGCGACGAGCACTTCGGGCCGCGCGCCCGGATCGACACCGTGCTGGCACTGCGCCGCGCGGCCCGCGCCTGGCAGCCGCTCGCCCGACTGCTCGAGCGGGACGTGCCGGACGTGCTGCCGATGACGGAGGACGAGCTGTACGAGCTGCTCGGACCCGGCGCCGCCCGCCTCGACGCGGCGGGCGTGGCCGTCCACTGGCCGAAAGAGCTCGCGCGCACGCTCACGGCCGCTGCCGTCGTGCGCTCCGCTCCCGGCTCCGCCACCGACGGCACACCCTTCTTCGACAGCGAGCAACTGCTCTCCTTCGACTGGCAGCTGGCACTCGAGGGGGATCCGCTGACGGAGCGCGAGATGGACGCGCTCGCCGAGGCGCACCGCCCCATCGTGCGACTGCGCGATAGGTGGGTCGTCGTCGATCCCGATCTCGTCCGCAAGGCACGCAAGCGGGAGCTCGGCCTGCTGGAGCCGGTCGACGCGCTGGCGGTGGCGCTGACCGGTACGGCGGAGGTCGACGGGGAGACCGTGGATGCCGTGCCCACGGGCGCGCTGGCAGCCCTACGTGACCGCCTCACAGCACCGACAGCCGCCGTCGAAGCACCTGAGGGCCTGCGCGCGACCTTGCGGGACTATCAGCTCCGGGGCCTGGCGTGGCTGGACCTCATGACCTCGCTCGGCCTCGGCGGCTGCCTCGCCGACGACATGGGACTCGGCAAGACCGTCACCGTGATCGCCCTGCATCTGCGCCGGGCACGCACCACGCCGACGCTCGTCGTCTGCCCGGCGTCGCTGCTCGGCAACTGGCAACGGGAGATCGCCCGCTTCGCCCCTGACGTGCCCGTACGGCGGTTCCACGGCGCCGGCCGCACCCTCGACATGCCGGACGGCGGCTTCGTCCTGACCACGTACGGCACGATGCGCAGCAGCGCGGAGCAACTCGCCTCGCACAGCTGGGGGATGGTCGTGGCCGACGAGGCCCAGCACGTGAAGAACCCCTTCTC
Coding sequences within it:
- a CDS encoding slipin family protein; its protein translation is MIEELAVAGVAVATGLVAYAMAAARIVKQYERGVVFRLGRLHGDVRRPGFTMIVPAVDRIRKVNMQIVTMPVPAQEGITRDNVTVRVDAVVYFRVIDAANAVIEVEDYRFAVSQMAQTSLRSIIGKSDLDDLLSNREKLNQGLELMIDSPAVGWGVQIDRVEIKDVSLPETMKRSMARQAEADRERRARVINADAELQASKKLAQAAGEMSKQPAALQLRLLQTVVAVAAEKNSTLVLPFPVELLRFLERAAPQPGEPVEAGRQGRQGEVTDAGTPPSPEVAAGTAEAALPMAAGEDPAAAGSLPADEMPPMATGGGEDAAEDASPAGPSRVGDVPPMVPGPGAVS
- a CDS encoding DEAD/DEAH box helicase, coding for MGSGTEAVTDTGAASLRAAAAVFLPAALPREGRVAFWDPAGRVLPGADGEITVVRPDGSDGPEVRSATVPAVVMTVVDAAPLLMAARRDPAAHPAAACWGAAVLHALHLVARGRLLPGLTPSDHDAWRAGPLDADDIAQLRAVAAAMPYEAHAVPADGSPPLRLPEPEALVRAFFDAVADSLPRTPAAEFAAGAPFAAAAPQHLPGAREWAAEAAAGMDAGVRVSLRLDLSAYEFFDTAPDGGAERNAAAALVQVHSLADPTLVMDAARLWAGAGDEHFGPRARIDTVLALRRAARAWQPLARLLERDVPDVLPMTEDELYELLGPGAARLDAAGVAVHWPKELARTLTAAAVVRSAPGSATDGTPFFDSEQLLSFDWQLALEGDPLTEREMDALAEAHRPIVRLRDRWVVVDPDLVRKARKRELGLLEPVDALAVALTGTAEVDGETVDAVPTGALAALRDRLTAPTAAVEAPEGLRATLRDYQLRGLAWLDLMTSLGLGGCLADDMGLGKTVTVIALHLRRARTTPTLVVCPASLLGNWQREIARFAPDVPVRRFHGAGRTLDMPDGGFVLTTYGTMRSSAEQLASHSWGMVVADEAQHVKNPFSATAKALRTIPTSARVALTGTPVENNLSELWALLDWTTPGLLGPLKAFRSRHARLVENGEDDDAVERLARLVRPFLLRRKKSDPGIVPELPPKTESDHPVPLTREQASLYEAVVRETMAAIEASEGIARRGLVMKLLTALKQICNHPAQFLKESGEGRGTGAASLSGGDPRGGARSGSGGGAVVRLAGRSGKLALLDELLETILSEDGSVLVFTQYVSMARLLSAHLTSRAIPSQLLHGGTPVAERERMVDRFQSGEVPVFILSLKAAGTGLNLTRAGHVIHYDRWWNPAVEEQATDRAYRIGQTQPVQVHRLVTEGTVEDRIAEMLASKRALADAVLGSGEAALTELTDRELSDLVSLRRLS